One window of the Larus michahellis chromosome 24, bLarMic1.1, whole genome shotgun sequence genome contains the following:
- the EFNA4 gene encoding ephrin-A4 isoform X1 gives MLGCVQRPCAQDLFRPKPGHLLCWGGGRRGRPSWGQEDPPPAPAPRLALPGRFLRDDYTIQVAINDYLDIYCPHYEGAVPAGRAETFTLFMVDWEGYRGCYETPGAFKRWECNRPQAPFGPVRFSEKIQRFTPFSLGFEFQPGETYYYISVPSPESAGRCLKLRVSVCCRNTTPEPVTEVPNSQPRGRGGPEDAVPARGVAAPLQPCAPCLALPLLALLRI, from the exons ATGCTTGGTTGTGTGCAGCGGCCGTGTGCCCAGGACCTGTTTCGGCCAAAGCCTGGCCACCTGCtctgctggggcggggggcggcgggggcgccccTCCTGGGGACAAGaggacccccccccagcgcccgcTCCCCGGCTCGCCCTGCCCGGCAGGTTCCTGCGGGACGACTACACCATCCAGGTGGCCATCAATGACTACCTGGACATCTACTGCCCGCACTACGAGGGGGCCGTGCCCGCCGGCCGGGCAGAGACCTTCACGCTCTTCATGGTGGACTGGGAGGGCTACCGCGGCTGCTACGAGACCCCCGGCGCCTTCAAGCGCTGGGAGTGCAACCGGCCCCAGGCGCCCTTCGGGCCCGTCCGCTTCTCCGAAAAGATCCAGCGTTTTACCCCCTTTTCGCTCGGCTTCGAGTTCCAGCCGGGGGAGACCTACTACTACATCT ccGTCCCCAGCCCCGAGAGCGCCGGGCGCTGCCTGAAGCTGCGGGTCTCCGTCTGCTGCAGAAACACCA CGCCGGAACCGGTGACGGAGGTTCCCAATTCGCAGCCCCGTGGGCGCGGGGGGCCGGAGG aCGCAGTGCCCGCCCGGGGCGTCGCGGCCCCGCTGcagccctgtgccccatgccTGGCGCTCCCGCTCCTCGCCCTGCTCCGGATCTGA